One window of the Archaeoglobus neptunius genome contains the following:
- a CDS encoding cation diffusion facilitator family transporter, whose amino-acid sequence MMDILLIYLVTMGIKAGAYYLSGYSAILADTLHSVVDISMILILITSERLARKAPDPTHPLGHEMVKNVASLIVGVGFVTFLSFELIKVGMTKVLNPPSSFKNTEIAIYAELLVLLLLILAALISARRSGILNRTLLVESMNDSLSTLAAVVGVGLVRAGYPIFDGVATLVIALIILYNSIKIVRENARVLLGMSPSDGFYESVEKICSGIKGIRGVHDMVGIYAGENSIHLDLHVTVDGEMTVANADRLSEEIADAIRQQHPEVKHISVHFCPHEGERRKVYESFG is encoded by the coding sequence ATGATGGATATCCTGCTGATATATCTGGTGACCATGGGAATAAAGGCCGGTGCCTACTATCTATCCGGATACTCAGCGATACTGGCCGACACCCTACATTCGGTTGTGGATATATCCATGATTTTAATCCTGATCACATCAGAAAGACTGGCTCGTAAAGCTCCAGACCCAACCCACCCCCTCGGACATGAGATGGTCAAGAACGTTGCCTCGCTGATAGTGGGTGTTGGTTTTGTAACCTTCCTGTCCTTCGAACTGATCAAGGTGGGAATGACAAAGGTGCTGAATCCTCCATCATCATTCAAAAACACGGAGATTGCCATTTACGCTGAACTTCTGGTTCTCCTACTGCTGATTCTTGCTGCTCTAATCTCGGCAAGGAGGAGCGGGATACTCAACAGAACCCTTCTGGTTGAGAGTATGAACGACTCTCTCTCAACTCTCGCCGCTGTAGTGGGTGTAGGACTTGTCCGGGCAGGATATCCGATTTTTGACGGTGTGGCGACTCTCGTCATAGCCCTGATCATTCTCTACAACTCCATAAAAATCGTAAGAGAAAATGCGAGGGTTCTGCTTGGAATGTCTCCATCTGACGGATTTTACGAGAGTGTGGAGAAAATCTGCTCCGGTATTAAAGGTATCAGGGGGGTTCATGATATGGTTGGGATTTATGCAGGAGAGAACTCGATACACCTCGACCTTCACGTGACGGTGGATGGTGAGATGACCGTTGCCAATGCAGACAGGCTGTCTGAAGAAATTGCAGATGCGATAAGGCAACAGCACCCCGAGGTAAAGCACATTTCCGTCCACTTCTGTCCCCACGAGGGTGAGAGGAGAAAGGTGTACGAGTCTTTCGGATGA
- a CDS encoding pyridoxal phosphate-dependent aminotransferase — MIQRGANRIEVVQPSATLRVSTMAKELAREGRDVVDMSVGEPDFPTPDFIIEAAYRAMKEGKVFYTPTRGVPELTEAIAEKLRKENGIDVTPDNIIVTPGAKYAIFEAMMCLLQEGDEVLLLDPSWVSYEACILMAGARPIWVPHEEGFEDAPIEDYVTGNTKLIVVNTPSNPLGVVYPREFLKKVRDVAVDNDLLVMSDEIYEKIIFEGSHHSLAAMDGMLERTITVNGFSKTYSMTGWRLGYAAAPEWIVKLMNRMQSHSVSHPTSFVQYAGVAALKGSQDFIEDVVREFKARRDMIMEKLDELGIKYAPPKGAFYIFMDVARDSMEFCEEFLKKEYVALTPGAAFGVAYRSWVRLSYATSRERIAEFLKRLERFLK; from the coding sequence ATGATTCAGAGGGGAGCTAACAGGATTGAGGTTGTTCAGCCATCTGCAACTCTAAGAGTTTCAACAATGGCAAAGGAGCTTGCAAGGGAGGGCAGGGATGTAGTGGACATGAGTGTGGGTGAGCCCGACTTTCCAACACCGGATTTTATCATTGAAGCTGCTTACAGGGCAATGAAGGAGGGCAAGGTATTTTACACTCCGACAAGGGGAGTTCCGGAACTGACCGAAGCCATAGCTGAAAAGCTGAGAAAAGAGAATGGTATCGATGTGACGCCAGATAACATCATTGTCACGCCGGGTGCGAAGTACGCCATCTTTGAGGCAATGATGTGTTTACTGCAGGAAGGTGACGAGGTATTGCTTCTCGACCCCTCATGGGTTAGCTATGAGGCATGCATTTTGATGGCAGGAGCAAGGCCGATCTGGGTTCCCCACGAGGAGGGTTTCGAGGATGCACCTATAGAGGACTACGTTACCGGGAACACAAAACTGATAGTCGTAAACACACCAAGCAACCCGCTTGGCGTTGTTTATCCAAGAGAGTTTTTGAAGAAGGTAAGGGATGTTGCCGTTGACAATGACCTTCTGGTAATGTCCGATGAAATCTATGAGAAGATAATTTTTGAGGGCAGCCACCACAGTCTCGCTGCAATGGACGGGATGCTGGAAAGGACGATTACAGTAAACGGCTTTTCGAAGACATACTCAATGACCGGCTGGAGGCTCGGCTATGCCGCTGCTCCTGAGTGGATTGTAAAGCTGATGAACCGCATGCAGAGCCATTCTGTCAGTCATCCAACCTCGTTTGTACAGTATGCAGGTGTGGCGGCCCTTAAAGGTAGCCAAGACTTTATTGAAGATGTGGTCAGGGAGTTCAAAGCAAGAAGGGATATGATAATGGAGAAACTGGATGAGCTCGGTATAAAGTATGCACCGCCGAAAGGAGCCTTCTATATCTTCATGGATGTTGCCAGAGACAGCATGGAGTTCTGCGAGGAATTTCTGAAGAAGGAATATGTGGCACTAACGCCCGGTGCTGCATTTGGTGTGGCCTACAGGAGCTGGGTCAGGCTTAGCTACGCAACATCGAGGGAGAGAATAGCAGAGTTCCTGAAGAGGCTCGAGAGGTTCTTGAAATAA